A region of Salirhabdus salicampi DNA encodes the following proteins:
- a CDS encoding PLP-dependent aminotransferase family protein: protein MKNAIFAFKDDSPKYKQIYEQFKIFIESGDILAGDPLPSIRQLADSLQVSRNTTLMAYEQLVAEGYIRGEGRKGYFVNELDPLLFQNASVLLPNKKQTKSVTPAQIDFRAGAVDQINFPLKIWRRIANQVLTLQESYRYGDPFGELCLREQIATYLFQSRGVKTDPNAIIIGSSTQQTLIYLGQILKDNFSSIIVEDPGYDGAREAFQFHNFSFETLPVYKSGTDFSKLEQITPRLIYVTPSHQSPMGVSMSIQQRQMLIHWANKNDGFIIEDDYDSEFRYTQQPFPALASIDSTRVIYLGNFSKSFLPGIRLSYMVLPQKLLKRYKNQFLHFESTTSLLNQLTMAKFMEDGEWIRHIKRMRLVYKRKMQCLVSELKKQFKQNISIIGEQSGLYLLVKIHLNRSEEWLIEQASYFGVKVYPTSIYYIKNLSDDPIIKLGFSNLACEEIQLGVNLLKEAWS from the coding sequence ATGAAAAATGCCATTTTTGCATTTAAGGATGACTCTCCCAAGTACAAACAAATCTACGAGCAGTTTAAAATATTTATAGAAAGTGGTGACATACTAGCTGGTGACCCACTGCCATCCATTCGCCAACTTGCAGATTCCCTTCAAGTAAGCCGCAATACGACATTAATGGCTTATGAGCAGCTTGTAGCTGAAGGTTATATCCGTGGAGAAGGTCGAAAAGGGTATTTTGTAAATGAATTAGATCCACTTTTATTTCAAAATGCCTCAGTTCTACTTCCTAATAAAAAGCAAACAAAGTCTGTGACACCAGCCCAAATCGATTTCCGAGCAGGAGCCGTAGATCAAATCAATTTTCCCCTGAAAATTTGGAGAAGAATAGCAAACCAAGTTTTAACATTACAGGAGAGTTATCGATACGGGGACCCCTTTGGTGAACTGTGCTTGCGTGAACAAATCGCTACATATTTATTCCAATCTCGGGGAGTAAAAACAGATCCAAATGCAATTATAATAGGCAGTAGTACCCAACAAACGTTAATTTATCTCGGACAAATTCTGAAGGATAATTTCAGTAGCATTATTGTAGAGGACCCAGGTTATGATGGAGCAAGGGAGGCTTTTCAATTTCACAATTTCTCGTTTGAAACTTTACCAGTATATAAATCAGGTACTGATTTCTCAAAATTAGAACAAATTACTCCAAGGTTAATCTATGTAACACCCTCCCATCAAAGTCCAATGGGAGTAAGCATGTCTATCCAACAAAGGCAAATGTTAATTCATTGGGCTAACAAGAATGATGGTTTTATTATTGAAGATGATTATGATAGTGAATTTCGCTATACGCAACAACCATTTCCAGCACTGGCATCCATTGATTCAACAAGAGTCATTTACTTAGGGAATTTCTCAAAGTCCTTTCTCCCGGGAATCCGTTTAAGTTATATGGTTTTGCCACAAAAACTTTTAAAGCGTTATAAAAATCAATTTCTTCATTTTGAGAGTACCACTTCACTTCTTAACCAGCTTACAATGGCTAAATTTATGGAAGATGGAGAATGGATTCGCCATATTAAACGAATGCGTCTTGTTTATAAACGAAAAATGCAATGCTTAGTTTCAGAATTAAAAAAACAATTCAAACAAAATATCTCTATTATTGGGGAGCAATCTGGTTTGTACCTACTAGTTAAGATACATCTAAATCGTTCAGAGGAATGGCTAATTGAACAAGCTTCCTATTTTGGTGTTAAGGTGTATCCTACCTCTATTTATTACATAAAAAATCTTTCTGATGATCCAATTATTAAACTAGGGTTCAGTAATCTTGCGTGTGAGGAAATCCAGTTAGGTGTAAATCTTTTAAAAGAGGCTTGGTCATAA
- a CDS encoding GNAT family N-acetyltransferase, whose translation MTIKIIKCKRDDLHILQDISIETFNDTFKGQNSSENMKAYLEKAFNFKQLEKELSNISSQFFFIYFNNEVAGYLKVNTNDAQSEEMGNESLEIERIYLKSKFQKHGFGKYLLNKAMEIAIEHNKKKIWLGVWEKNENAIAFYKRMGFVQTGSHSFYMGDEEQTDYIMIKKLK comes from the coding sequence ATGACGATAAAAATAATTAAGTGCAAACGTGATGATTTACATATACTCCAAGATATAAGTATTGAGACTTTCAACGATACATTCAAAGGTCAGAATTCATCTGAAAACATGAAAGCTTATTTGGAAAAGGCGTTTAATTTTAAACAGTTGGAAAAAGAATTATCCAATATTTCTTCGCAATTCTTTTTTATTTATTTTAATAATGAAGTCGCTGGATATTTAAAGGTCAATACCAATGATGCTCAGTCTGAAGAAATGGGTAATGAATCGCTTGAAATCGAGAGAATTTATTTAAAAAGCAAATTTCAAAAACATGGGTTTGGTAAATATCTGCTAAATAAAGCAATGGAAATTGCGATTGAACATAATAAAAAGAAAATCTGGCTAGGCGTATGGGAAAAAAATGAAAATGCTATTGCTTTTTATAAGAGAATGGGGTTTGTTCAAACTGGATCCCACTCTTTTTATATGGGGGATGAAGAACAAACCGACTATATAATGATCAAAAAACTCAAATGA
- a CDS encoding CarD family transcriptional regulator: protein MEVDNLLQVGDNIVYPMHGTGTVKAIEEKEISGKKQQYYVINMLISNMQVMIPTDKIVSSGIRPVTDIMALKHIIHIFQHGESDRLLPWKQRFKVNTDKIKTGKIQEGAEVVRDLLRMKKEKALNTSEKKMLDNAHEFLISELKLIKGITENDIKGFC, encoded by the coding sequence ATGGAGGTGGATAATTTGTTGCAAGTTGGCGATAACATCGTTTATCCAATGCACGGGACAGGTACAGTTAAAGCTATTGAAGAAAAGGAAATCTCGGGGAAAAAACAACAGTATTATGTTATAAACATGTTAATTAGTAATATGCAGGTCATGATTCCCACGGATAAAATAGTGAGCTCAGGTATACGCCCAGTTACTGACATAATGGCATTAAAACACATTATACACATTTTTCAACATGGAGAATCAGATAGATTATTACCGTGGAAACAGAGGTTTAAAGTGAACACGGACAAAATAAAAACGGGTAAAATACAAGAAGGTGCTGAAGTTGTACGTGATTTACTGCGTATGAAGAAAGAGAAAGCACTTAATACAAGCGAAAAAAAAATGTTGGATAACGCACATGAATTTTTAATTAGTGAACTGAAATTAATTAAAGGGATTACTGAAAATGATATAAAGGGTTTTTGTTAA
- a CDS encoding pyridoxamine 5'-phosphate oxidase family protein: MSRGEKILQEQYGTTKKAASFYENQMLNYVNEEMAEFISKQGMVFIATADSSGNCDSSFRAGSAGFVRVIDEKTLIYPEYKGNGVMASLGNIIENPHIGLMFIDFFEQNIGLHVNGKASIIENKELTSLNMIQKMVDDIKEKEGNKPERWVVIRVDEAYIHCSKHIPKLKQMDKKIHWGTDDEKQKGGDFFKVKQRKNF, from the coding sequence ATGTCGAGAGGTGAAAAAATACTTCAAGAACAATATGGAACAACAAAGAAAGCAGCCTCATTTTATGAAAACCAAATGCTGAATTACGTAAATGAGGAAATGGCAGAGTTTATATCAAAGCAAGGAATGGTATTTATTGCAACCGCTGATTCAAGTGGTAACTGTGATTCTTCTTTTAGAGCTGGCTCAGCAGGTTTCGTACGGGTTATTGATGAAAAAACATTAATATATCCCGAGTACAAAGGAAATGGTGTTATGGCAAGTTTAGGAAACATAATTGAAAATCCTCATATAGGGTTAATGTTTATAGATTTCTTTGAGCAGAACATTGGATTACACGTCAATGGTAAAGCCTCTATAATAGAAAATAAGGAATTGACTTCACTAAACATGATACAGAAGATGGTTGATGATATTAAAGAAAAAGAAGGGAATAAACCAGAACGTTGGGTAGTTATCAGAGTTGATGAAGCGTATATCCACTGTTCAAAACATATTCCAAAGCTAAAACAGATGGACAAAAAAATTCATTGGGGAACTGATGATGAGAAACAAAAAGGTGGAGATTTTTTTAAAGTAAAACAAAGAAAAAATTTTTAA